One region of Eulemur rufifrons isolate Redbay chromosome 1, OSU_ERuf_1, whole genome shotgun sequence genomic DNA includes:
- the LOC138386124 gene encoding cAMP-regulated phosphoprotein 19 yields MSAEVPEAASAEEQKEMEDKVTSPEKAEEAKLKARYPHLGQKPGGSDFLRKRLQKGQKYFDSGDYNMAKAKMKNKQLPAAAPDKTEVTGDHIPTPQDLPQRKPSLVTSKLAG; encoded by the coding sequence ATGTCTGCGGAAGTCCCCGAGGCGGCCTCCGCGGAGGAGCAGAAGGAAATGGAAGATAAAGTGACCAGTCCAGAGAAAGCTgaagaagcaaaattaaaagcaagataTCCTCATCTGGGACAAAAGCCTGGAGGTTCAGATTTCTTAAGGAAACGATTGCAGAAAgggcaaaaatattttgattctgGGGATTACAACATGGCTAAAGCAAAAATGAAGAACAAGCAACTTCCTGCTGCAGCCCCGGATAAGACGGAGGTCACTGGTGACCACATTCCCACTCCACAGGACCTTCCTCAACGGAAACCATCCCTTGTTACTAGCAAGCTGGCTGGCTGA